CGTGGCGATCAGCCATGTCACCACCGACAGCCGGCCGGACGAGATGGGGGAGGGCGCCCGGCTCAGCAGCCGGACGAGCACGCCGGTCACCGCCCGTCCGCGGGCCCGGGTGGAGGACCTCTTCGCCGGCCTCGACCTGGTGGAGCCCGGGGTGGTCTGGTCGCCGCTGTGGCGGCCCGAGAACCCGGCCGACGTCGGGGAGAATCCCGAGCAGATGAGCTTCTATGTCGGAGTTGGATGCCGCAGGTGACTGGTCGGCCCGAGGTCTCCGGGGTCGACCACCGGCGCCGCCAGGGCGTCGAGGAGTTCGCCAGGGTGTGGGCCACGGCGTTGCACCGGGCCCACTACGTCCCGATCAGCGCCGAGGAGCGGCACCGTGTCGTCACCGGGCTGACTGTCCGCCTGGTCGCCGGGATCCTCGGCGACCAGGCGGACGCCGGTGACGGCCAGCGGATCGGCGCCGACCTGGTGGCCGCGGGCTTCGGGGCACCGGAGGCGCTCGGTCGGACGATCGCGATCGTCGGCTCGCGGCTGCTCACCGATCTGCGTATGGCTGCCGACCCGACGCTCAGCGCCCGGCTGAGCGGGCTGCTGGCCGAGATCGCGGTCGGCTTCGTGTCCGCCGCGCACGACCGCAGTCTGCAGGCCCAGGACTCGGTCCGGCTGGCCGCACTGGCCGCACACACCCGGGCCGAGGAGGCGTTGCGGGTCAGCGAGGCCCGGTTCCGCCGCTTCGCCACCCACGACCAGCTGACCGGTCTGCCCAACCTGACGTTGTTCACCGAGCGGCTGGGGCGGCTGTCCGCCGCCGGCACACCGTTCGACCGGGCCGGCGTCTGCTGCGTCGACATCGACGACTTCGCGGCGGTCAACGACGTACTCGGGCATCAGGTGGGCGATCTGCTGCTCCGGGACATCGCCGGCCGGCTCGACGCGATCACCGACCCGCGGGTCGAGTTGGTGGCCCGGCTGGACAGTGACCGGTTCGCGATCCTGGTCGTCGGCACCACCTGCGCCGAGGACGCGATCAAGATCCTGGACCAGGCGCTGGCCGCGTTGGCTGCCCCGTTCCACGTCGCCGACACCGAGGTGCCGATGACGGCGAGCGCGGGCGTCGCCGAGGGACCGGTCCGTGACGGCAACGCCGCGAAGCTGCTGCGGGCCAGCGAGATCGCGCTGCACTGGGCCAAGGCGGACGGGAAGGCGACCTGGCGCCAGTTCGACCGGGACCGCAGCAAAGCCGACGCCGCGCGGTACCGGCTGTCGGTGGCCATGCCGGCGGCCCTGCGACGGGGCGAGTTCACCCTCGCCTACCAGCCCATCGTCGACCTCCGATCCGGACGGTTGACCGGGGTGGAGGCGTTGGCGCGCTGGCAGCATCCCCAGCTCGGCCTGCTGGGCGCCGGACGGTTCGTCGAACTCGCCGAACGCACCGGCCTGGTCGTGGCGATGGGCAACCAACTGCTGGAGCAGGCCTGCCACCAGGCCAGCCGGTGGCAGCGCCGCCAACCCGGCCTGTACGCGAGCGTGAACGTGTCGGTGCGCCAGCTCCGCCAGGACGGCATGGCCGGGGCGGTCTCGCAGGTCCTTGACCGGACCGGCCTGCCGCCGGACCTGCTTCAGCTCGAGGTCACCGAGCAGGCCGTGATCGAACTGACCGGCGTCGTGATAGACACCCTGACCGCGCTGATGAAACTCGGCGTCCGCATCGTCATCGACGACTTCGGCGTCGGGTACGCGAACCTGGCCAACCTCCGCGCCCTGCCACTGCACGGCCTCAAACTCGACGCCAGCCTGACCCGTCCGTCGACGCCGGCGTTCCGGCCGACGGCGACGCACCGCCCCGGCACCGATGACGACTTCCTCGCCACCGTCGTCACGCTCGGCCACCGGCTCGGCCTCACCGTGACCGCCGAGGGTATCGAAACCGCCGAGCAGGCCGACCGCATCAGTGCGACCGGCTGCGACAACGGGCAGGGGTGGCACTTCGGTCACCCGGTGCCGCCGAACGAGATCAGCGACCGCCTCGTGGCGCAGAACCATTAGTAGAGCCGATGGCTCCTCGGGTTCGGTGCGCCTACCTGGTGCGGACACCGGTCGCGGCGTCGGCGTAGCGGCGGGCCAGGTGCGCGAAGGCGTCCCTGAGTTCGGCCGGACCGACGACCTCGATGTCGGCGTCGAACCTGCCGATGGCGGCGGCCAGACCGTGCCACGACCACGAGCCCAGGACGAGCCGGCAGCGGTCCGGACCGAGTTCCTCGACGACTCCGTCACTGGTGTAACGGGACACCACGGCGGCGGGTAGGTCGAGGATCACCTCGCCGCGACAGGGCCAGTCGCCAGAGCCCCAGAACCTGCTGACCACGAAGGCGGCGACCTCACCTCCGGGCAGCTCGCGCGGGGTGAAGCGGGGTCCGGTGGGGGTGCGCGGAGTGATCCGGTCGGCGCGGAAGGTACGCCAGTCCTGACGGTCGAGGTCCCAGGCGACGAGATACCAGCGCCCACCCCAGGTGACGAGGTGGTGCGGCTGCACCCGGCGCGGCGGGGTCTGGGCGCCGTGGTCGGCCACCGCTGATGGGGGATAGTCGAAGCGGAGCACCTCGCGGGCGTGGACGGCGGCGCTGAGCGCCAGGAGCACGGTGCTGTCGACCTTATGGTCCGGCCGGATCGTGGGCCGCTCGACGGCGGTGACCTGGATGGTGTCGATCCGGTGGCGCAGCCGGGCAGGCATGACCTGCCGGACGGTGTGCAGCGCGCGTGCGGCGGCCTCCTCGATGCCGGCACGAGTGGTGGTGGCGATCTGGAGTGCGATCGCCAGCGCGACGGCCTGCTCGTCGTCGAACAGCAACGGAGGCAACTGCGCGCCGGCGTCGAGCCGGTACCCACCGTCGGGTCCCTTGAAGGCCACGATGGGATAGCCGAGCTCGCGTAGCCGGTCGACGTCCCGCCGCACGGTGCGTGGGCTGATGTCCAGCCGCTCGGCCAGCAGCGCCCCCGGCCAGTCCCGGCGGGTCTGGAGCAGCGAGAGCAACGCCAGCAGTCGCGCTGAAGTTTTCGGCATGATCCCCATACTGCCCGGAGAAGCGGACACTTCCTGACCGCTTTGCCTGCGACTGTGGTCGCGTGCCACTCAACGACGACAAACCGAAGGGCCCGAACACCGTGACCACCACCGCCACGCCCCCCTTGACCCTCGACACCGAGCGGGCCGACCTGATCGCCGCACTCGCGACGGCGCGATCCGCCCTGACCAACACCGTCCGCGGGCTCAGCGACGAGCAACTCGGCGAGCGCCCGACGGCCAGTGCGCTGTGCCTGGGCGGGCTGATCAAGCACGTCACGTCGATGGAGGAGGGATGGCTGCGGTTCGTGGTCGAGGGCCCGTCGGCGCTCCGCTTCGACATGCCCGAGGGGGTCACCTGGGCCGACTTCATGGCCGGTACCGCGCGCGAGGTCCCGCAGTGGGCGATCGACCACCAGAACGACTTCCGGATGGGACCCGGCGAGACGCTCACCGGGATCCTCGCCCGTTACGAGCAGGTCGCCGCCCGCAGCGCTGAGGTCGTCGCCGCCCTCCCCGACCTGTCCGCGACCTACCCGATGCCGGAGGCGCCCTGGAACGAACAGAGAGAGGTGCGCAGCGTGCGTCGGGTGCTGATGCATGTCATCGCCGAGACCGCCCAGCACGCCGGGCACGCCGACATCCTGCGCGAGACGCTCGACGGGCAGACCTCGACCTGAGCCGACCGGCCGGACCCGACGGACACATCTGCTGATCGGCAGCCACCGCCCCTGACGGAAGTCAGGACTTCCTGCGGAGTAGTCCGACGAGCGTGGTGTCGGCCTGGGCCAGGATCGGCGGGCCGGACATCGGCCTGGTCAGGACCCGCCGGCAGTGGTCGAGTTCGACGTAGACCTCGCCACCCGTGCGGTCGGTCGCCCACAGCACGGCGAACCGGTCCGCGGCGCCCGTGCACTTCTTCGCCGGAGGCAGTGCGGTCAACGCCCGCTCGACGGATTCGCGTCGCTGCTGTGGGAGGACCAGTCCGTACTCGAAGGTCCCGGCGGGCTGAGGCGTCCCCTGCTGCTTCACCGGCACCCGGAACACGCACAACCGCAGGGGCACGGTGGACGGGAACGAGATCGCCACCCGGCCCGGTCGCGCGAGGGACGCCGGATCCCCGGTCTCGGTGGCCACCACGTCCGACGACTCCTGGCCGCATCCGGAAGCGGACGCCTCGGCCGACTCGAGTTCCCGTACGACCTTCTCGGTGACGGTGGTCAGCCGCAGGCCACGTACGGCCTCCAGTACTTCGGGGAGCGGTTTGCCGCAGCCGTCGACCGGCAGCCCCGGCCGGATCCACCGGCCCTCTCCGTCGAGCAGCAGCAGGTTCGGCACCGGGGGTGCGTCCAGGTTGCAGGCGTCGGTGGTGGGCGGGGTGTCGGACAGACGCAGCGCGGCGAGCAGAGCCGTCAACTCGGTGGCCCGGCTCTCGGTGAGGACCAGGTCCACGCCGCCTTTGGCGCGTTGCTTCGGCTCGAGTTGGCAGTGGATCGCGGCCGTGGGCACGAAGTCGGTGCCGAGGCGCGGCAGGGTGAGGGCGGCCCACGAGGCATCGCCGAACTCGGTGGGCGCGTCGACCGCGCAGGAGGTCCACCCGGCTCGGACGGCCGGCGTACCGGTCACCGGCGGGGGTAGCCCGGCCTGCTGCCCGCCGGCCGGTGAGTCGACGCCGGTACCACCGCAGGCCGCCAGCGCGGCTACCGCCGTCACCCCGGCGAGCCCCCTGCCGATCGCGCGCATGTCACCCTCCGACAGAAAGACACGATTCGTACGCTATCGAGAACGAGGACGGTGGTGTCTCCGTTGCTGGGGGTGTGGGCGCCGCACAGGTGGCGCACAGGAAACGCCGAGGTGGGACACAGTGCCTCGGGTCAGGATGTGGCCATGGTGACCGATGGGCATGCGCTGCCGGGCCGGGTCGAGTTGCGCCGTCCGGACGGCGGGCCGGTCCGGGTGCTGGTGGTCGACGACGAGCCGACCCTGACCGACCTGCTCGCCATGGCGCTGCGCTACGAGGGTTGGCAGGTGGCGACCGCCGGCAACGGCATGTCCGCGCTGAGCAGCGTCCGCCAGGTCCGCCCGGACGTGGTGGTGCTCGACGTCATGCTGCCCGACCTGGACGGCTTCCAGGTACTGCGCCGGCTGCGCGAGCAGGCCCCGAACGTGCCGGTGCTCTTCCTGACCGCCCGGGACGCGGTGCAGGACCGGATCGCCGGGCTGACCGTCGGCGGTGACGACTACGTCACCAAGCCGTTCAGCCTGGAGGAGGTGATCGCCCGGCTCCGGGCGCTGCTGCGGCGCGCCGGGCTGGCCGTCGCGGCCCGCGAGGAGGCCGTCCTCATCGTCGGCGACCTCAGTCTGGACGAGGACAGCCACGAGGTACGCCGGGGCGACGACCTGATCACCCTCACCGCCACCGAGTTCGAACTGCTCCGCTACCTGATGCGCAACCCCCGCCGGGTGCTCAGCAAGGCGCAGATCCTCGACCATGTCTGGAACTACGACTTCGGGGGCCAGGCGAACGTCGTCGAGCTGTACATCTCGTACCTGCGGAAGAAGATCGACGCCGGCCGGGAGCCGATGATCCACACGCTGCGTGGGGCGGGGTATGTCCTCAAGCCAGCCCCGTGAGCCTGGCCCCCGCTGGTCGCTGCGGCGCTGGCTGGCCGGCTGGTCCCTGCGCGCCCGGCTGGTGGCCATCGTCGTCGCGCTGCTCGCTCTGGTCAGCGTCGGGGTCGGCGGCGTCACCACGGTGGCGCTGCGGCACTTCCTGATCGCCCAGGTCGACGACCAGCTGGACTCGACCTGGCAGCCCCGGGGACCGGCCGCGCCCGGCGGGCCGCTGCCGGACATCGTCGAGGGTCGCCTTCTGCGTATCCCGCCCAGCTTCCCGACCGGCACGATCGTCGCCCAGACCGCCGACGGCGAGGTCCTCGCCGCCCTGACGCGTACCGTCGGCGAGGACGACGAGACGGTGGCCCCGGATCAGGTCGCGGCGATCACCCGACTGCCCACCGACGGGCGGCCCCGCACCGTCGACCTCGGCGAGCGGGGCGAGTACCGGTTCGTGGCGCAGGAGTTCCGGGACGGCACCACCCGGGCACTCGGTGTGCCCCTGGCCGGCGTGCAGGAGACCGTCTGGTGGATGGTCGCCGCGCAGGCCGGTCTCGCCACCGTCGGCCTGCTGCTCGCCGGCTCGGCCGGTGCGCTGATCGTCCAGGCCACGCTGCGTCCGCTGCGCCGGGTCGCCGCCACCGCCACCCGGGTCACCGAACTGCCGTTGGACCGGGGCGAGGTCGCCCTGTCGGTCCGGGTGCCGGCCGCCGACACCGATCCGCGTACCGAGGTCGGCCAGGTCGGCGCCGCGCTCAACCGGATGCTCGGGCACGTCGCCGCCGCCCTCGCCGCCCGCCAGGCCAGCGAGACCCGGGTACGCCAGTTCGTCGCCGACGCCAGCCACGAGCTGCGTACCCCGCTCGCCGCCATCCGCGGCTACGCGGAGGTGGCCCGCCGGGGACGGGCGCAGGCCCCGCCCGACGTGGCGCACGCGCTGCGCCGGGTGGAGTCGGAGAGCGCCCGGATGACCAGCCTCGTGGACGACCTGCTGCTGCTGGCCCGACTCGACTCCGGGCGACCCCTGGTCTCCGAGCCGGTCGACCTCTCCGCGCTGGTGGTCGACGCGGTCAGCGACGCGCACGTCGCCGGCCCCGAGCACCGTTGGCAGCTCGACCTGCCCGACGAGGCGGTCGAGGTGCCCGGCGACGCCGCCCGGCTGCACCAGGTCCTGACGAACCTGCTGACCAACGCCCGGGTGCACACCCCGTCCGGCAGCACGGTCACCACCACGCTGCGTGCCGAACCGGACGCCGCCGTGCTGACCGTCGCCGACGACGGCCCCGGTGTCCCGGCCGAGCTGCAACCGGAGGTGTTCGAGCGGTTCGCCCGGGGGACAGCTCCCGTTCGCGGGCGCACGGCAGCACCGGCCTCGGTCTGGCCATCGTGGCGGCCGTGGTGGAGGCCCACCATGGGCAGGTCACTGTGGACAGTCGGCCCGGCCGGACCGTGTTCACGGTCCGGCTGCCGCATCGCACAGCGGGGTCATAGGCTTCTCACGGGGGCGGGCCAGCCGAGCCGCCGAGGCTTGCCGGCATGGAGAGAACAGAGACCCTGCTGACCGCGCCCGAGCCGGTCCCCGCCCCGGCCGTCGTGCCGGACCCGCACCCCGTCCCACCCCCGCCGCAGCCCGCACCGGCGGCGGCCCGCGCGATCTGGACCCGGCCGGCGTTGGCCGTGCTGCTGGTCGGGACCGCCCTGCTCTACCTGTGGGGGCTGGGGGAGTCCGGCTGGGCGAACGCGTACTACTCGGCCGCCGTGCAGGCCGGCTCGGAGA
The nucleotide sequence above comes from Micromonospora pallida. Encoded proteins:
- a CDS encoding putative bifunctional diguanylate cyclase/phosphodiesterase, whose protein sequence is MTGRPEVSGVDHRRRQGVEEFARVWATALHRAHYVPISAEERHRVVTGLTVRLVAGILGDQADAGDGQRIGADLVAAGFGAPEALGRTIAIVGSRLLTDLRMAADPTLSARLSGLLAEIAVGFVSAAHDRSLQAQDSVRLAALAAHTRAEEALRVSEARFRRFATHDQLTGLPNLTLFTERLGRLSAAGTPFDRAGVCCVDIDDFAAVNDVLGHQVGDLLLRDIAGRLDAITDPRVELVARLDSDRFAILVVGTTCAEDAIKILDQALAALAAPFHVADTEVPMTASAGVAEGPVRDGNAAKLLRASEIALHWAKADGKATWRQFDRDRSKADAARYRLSVAMPAALRRGEFTLAYQPIVDLRSGRLTGVEALARWQHPQLGLLGAGRFVELAERTGLVVAMGNQLLEQACHQASRWQRRQPGLYASVNVSVRQLRQDGMAGAVSQVLDRTGLPPDLLQLEVTEQAVIELTGVVIDTLTALMKLGVRIVIDDFGVGYANLANLRALPLHGLKLDASLTRPSTPAFRPTATHRPGTDDDFLATVVTLGHRLGLTVTAEGIETAEQADRISATGCDNGQGWHFGHPVPPNEISDRLVAQNH
- a CDS encoding WYL domain-containing protein; the protein is MPKTSARLLALLSLLQTRRDWPGALLAERLDISPRTVRRDVDRLRELGYPIVAFKGPDGGYRLDAGAQLPPLLFDDEQAVALAIALQIATTTRAGIEEAAARALHTVRQVMPARLRHRIDTIQVTAVERPTIRPDHKVDSTVLLALSAAVHAREVLRFDYPPSAVADHGAQTPPRRVQPHHLVTWGGRWYLVAWDLDRQDWRTFRADRITPRTPTGPRFTPRELPGGEVAAFVVSRFWGSGDWPCRGEVILDLPAAVVSRYTSDGVVEELGPDRCRLVLGSWSWHGLAAAIGRFDADIEVVGPAELRDAFAHLARRYADAATGVRTR
- a CDS encoding DinB family protein, translated to MPLNDDKPKGPNTVTTTATPPLTLDTERADLIAALATARSALTNTVRGLSDEQLGERPTASALCLGGLIKHVTSMEEGWLRFVVEGPSALRFDMPEGVTWADFMAGTAREVPQWAIDHQNDFRMGPGETLTGILARYEQVAARSAEVVAALPDLSATYPMPEAPWNEQREVRSVRRVLMHVIAETAQHAGHADILRETLDGQTST
- a CDS encoding response regulator transcription factor, with amino-acid sequence MVTDGHALPGRVELRRPDGGPVRVLVVDDEPTLTDLLAMALRYEGWQVATAGNGMSALSSVRQVRPDVVVLDVMLPDLDGFQVLRRLREQAPNVPVLFLTARDAVQDRIAGLTVGGDDYVTKPFSLEEVIARLRALLRRAGLAVAAREEAVLIVGDLSLDEDSHEVRRGDDLITLTATEFELLRYLMRNPRRVLSKAQILDHVWNYDFGGQANVVELYISYLRKKIDAGREPMIHTLRGAGYVLKPAP